Proteins from a genomic interval of Nostoc sp. TCL240-02:
- a CDS encoding type II toxin-antitoxin system ParD family antitoxin, with the protein MKSINISLPDAMRTYIEEKVATSGYSSVSEYFRELVRQDQKRQAAERLEAMLLEGLNSGNATEMTPNDWEDIRQAVRERIAKHKGSNQG; encoded by the coding sequence GTGAAAAGTATAAATATATCTCTCCCTGACGCGATGCGGACTTATATAGAAGAGAAAGTGGCGACTAGTGGCTATAGTAGTGTCAGTGAATATTTCCGCGAGTTAGTACGCCAAGACCAAAAGCGTCAAGCTGCTGAACGTTTGGAAGCGATGCTTTTAGAAGGTCTAAATTCTGGAAATGCAACCGAGATGACTCCTAACGATTGGGAAGATATTCGCCAAGCTGTACGGGAAAGAATCGCCAAGCATAAAGGGTCAAACCAAGGTTAA
- a CDS encoding Uma2 family endonuclease, protein MNAVSPVVKPVSQMRLAPGSTVSIQDVSWKEFESILQELGEKRSLRVAYSKSTLEIMVPLPEHEKSKDLISDIVKILLKIAGKNYEPFGSTTFKRENVAGVEPDACFYIQNYQRMIGRRKLEQNNPPPDLAIGTDVTSKTTLDAYEAIAVPELWIYDSKELRISLLRDGHYIESDNSPNFPNIPVTQIIAATVERAWQVGTVQALKEFEGTLDRNSF, encoded by the coding sequence ATGAATGCTGTATCTCCCGTTGTTAAACCTGTTAGCCAAATGCGGCTAGCACCTGGTAGTACAGTGTCTATTCAAGATGTAAGCTGGAAGGAATTTGAGTCTATTTTGCAAGAACTGGGGGAAAAGCGATCGCTACGAGTTGCTTACAGCAAGTCTACGTTAGAAATTATGGTTCCTCTACCCGAACACGAAAAATCAAAGGACTTAATTTCGGATATTGTCAAAATCTTGCTGAAGATCGCAGGGAAAAATTATGAACCCTTCGGTTCAACCACCTTCAAGCGGGAAAATGTAGCGGGGGTAGAACCAGATGCTTGTTTCTACATCCAAAATTACCAAAGAATGATCGGTCGTCGCAAACTAGAACAAAACAATCCGCCTCCTGATTTGGCAATTGGAACAGATGTGACATCAAAAACAACTCTTGATGCTTACGAAGCGATCGCAGTTCCAGAACTATGGATTTACGATAGTAAAGAGCTGAGGATTTCTCTACTCAGAGATGGACATTACATCGAATCTGATAACAGTCCTAACTTTCCAAATATCCCTGTAACTCAAATTATTGCCGCTACAGTTGAACGAGCTTGGCAAGTAGGAACTGTACAAGCTTTGAAAGAATTTGAAGGAACATTAGATAGAAATAGTTTTTGA
- a CDS encoding AAA family ATPase produces MGVEEALEFVDNLVFLQTGEHLDKTQRIILRNLWEDEKRTYQHIANSRGYTEAHLKAVGAELWHLLSKVLGAKVSKSTFQGVVQGFRTNQQSQKASQIPNLATNGTKPQDLDSNFVGRDRQIAELHTLFSRGEKVILIQGEGGVGKTRLARKYFKSQKFNFVLELWMATEIQNLTPVESVVEEWLRRYFNEEPGGDFGISLERLRRKLREQTSKIGVFIDNLETALDKNGKFLEYRRPYVELLRVLADSDVHSVTLVTSRERLRESSVEVYLYPLEGLDDEAWREFFSRCHINCDCTILSEMCRAYGGNAKAMQILRGAILTDFSGDIHSYWQENSIDLLIERELKDLVASQFTRLQENDLEAYRLLCRLGCYRYQDIPSLPIEGVLCLLWDVPAQKRRGVIKALQDLSLIEAKKGQYWLHPVIRDEAISRLRLVSEEWELVNRKAAECWTQRVTSITNINDALTALEAYYHYVEISDFEKAGDVILQGRGKKWGTGLPLGSSFYQLGLLQKNFSVIQRIIDDIKSPERLIRLYNILGYTYRIIGCIREAIECYEKSGKVLGTLDAKQTEISILFNTGLCKLELWEIEAAEDCFNSVCILAEQNSNLDDYMTYAQCCLAMIKSRSGSREDAFNLAEVAFSSISTSTRVTLWGIGHSLVTLCLTYKNLGNLKKSFELCQQAIFHSEENNFTQIKGKAISCLAELFREQGEFARAIFHHLEAIGILDKIGAKSDLAEAYYQLALTHKKMGEISQSRESFLQAMSATGYAYALFNEMQAPRQVEKVQIAMDCFEK; encoded by the coding sequence ATGGGTGTAGAAGAGGCCTTAGAGTTTGTAGATAACTTGGTTTTTCTCCAGACGGGAGAACATCTAGATAAAACTCAAAGGATTATCTTGCGTAATTTGTGGGAGGATGAAAAACGGACTTACCAGCATATCGCCAACAGCCGTGGTTATACAGAAGCGCATTTAAAAGCAGTTGGTGCAGAACTTTGGCATTTACTCTCCAAAGTTCTAGGAGCAAAAGTCTCAAAATCTACCTTTCAAGGCGTAGTTCAAGGATTTAGAACAAACCAACAGTCGCAAAAAGCTTCTCAGATTCCAAATCTAGCGACGAATGGGACTAAACCCCAAGATTTAGATTCTAACTTTGTCGGGCGCGATCGCCAAATAGCCGAACTCCACACCTTATTCAGTCGGGGAGAAAAAGTTATCCTCATCCAGGGTGAAGGTGGTGTTGGCAAAACAAGATTAGCACGCAAATATTTTAAAAGTCAAAAATTTAATTTTGTCCTAGAACTGTGGATGGCCACAGAAATCCAAAACCTTACTCCTGTAGAGAGTGTAGTTGAAGAATGGCTACGGCGATACTTTAACGAAGAACCGGGAGGCGATTTTGGTATCAGCCTAGAACGACTACGGCGCAAACTCCGAGAACAAACTTCTAAAATTGGGGTATTTATCGATAATCTAGAAACTGCTCTCGATAAAAATGGTAAGTTCCTAGAATATCGTCGCCCTTATGTTGAGCTATTGAGAGTATTAGCAGACTCAGATGTGCATTCAGTTACTTTAGTCACAAGTCGTGAGCGTTTGCGGGAATCTAGCGTAGAGGTTTATCTCTACCCACTTGAAGGTTTAGATGATGAAGCATGGCGAGAATTTTTCAGCCGTTGCCACATCAATTGTGATTGTACTATTCTCAGTGAAATGTGCAGAGCTTATGGAGGGAATGCCAAAGCAATGCAAATTCTTCGAGGAGCAATACTGACAGATTTTTCTGGTGACATCCATTCCTATTGGCAGGAAAACTCTATAGATTTATTAATAGAAAGAGAATTAAAAGATTTAGTCGCCAGTCAATTTACCCGTCTCCAAGAAAATGACTTAGAAGCTTATCGTCTCCTTTGTCGTTTAGGATGCTATCGTTATCAAGATATTCCTTCACTACCTATCGAGGGAGTTTTATGTTTGCTTTGGGATGTACCAGCTCAAAAACGTCGAGGTGTAATTAAAGCTCTACAAGATTTGTCTTTAATAGAAGCAAAAAAAGGACAATACTGGTTACATCCTGTAATTCGTGATGAAGCGATTAGTAGATTAAGATTAGTCAGTGAAGAATGGGAATTAGTAAACCGAAAAGCCGCAGAGTGTTGGACACAGAGAGTTACATCTATTACAAATATAAATGATGCTTTAACTGCTTTAGAAGCTTATTATCACTATGTAGAAATTAGTGATTTTGAGAAAGCTGGTGATGTAATCTTACAAGGAAGAGGTAAAAAATGGGGTACAGGTTTACCTTTAGGTTCCTCGTTTTACCAATTGGGACTACTTCAGAAAAATTTTTCTGTAATTCAACGAATAATAGACGATATAAAATCACCAGAAAGATTAATTAGACTTTACAATATACTTGGCTATACATATCGAATAATCGGTTGCATTCGAGAAGCGATAGAATGCTATGAGAAATCAGGAAAAGTCTTAGGCACGTTAGATGCTAAACAAACAGAAATTTCTATTTTGTTTAATACAGGGCTTTGCAAACTTGAATTATGGGAAATAGAAGCAGCCGAAGATTGTTTCAATTCTGTTTGTATACTTGCTGAACAAAATAGCAATCTTGATGATTACATGACTTATGCCCAATGCTGTCTAGCTATGATAAAATCACGCTCTGGTAGCAGAGAAGATGCCTTTAATCTTGCTGAAGTTGCCTTTTCTAGCATCTCAACATCAACTAGAGTGACTTTGTGGGGAATAGGGCATAGTTTAGTAACTCTCTGCTTAACTTATAAAAATTTAGGTAATCTGAAAAAATCTTTTGAGTTGTGCCAACAAGCTATATTTCATTCCGAAGAAAACAACTTTACTCAGATTAAGGGTAAAGCTATAAGTTGTCTTGCGGAACTTTTCCGAGAACAGGGAGAATTTGCAAGAGCAATTTTTCATCATTTAGAAGCGATAGGAATTCTTGATAAAATTGGTGCTAAATCAGACTTAGCTGAGGCTTATTATCAATTGGCATTAACTCATAAAAAAATGGGTGAAATTAGTCAAAGTAGGGAAAGTTTTTTACAAGCGATGTCTGCGACGGGCTACGCCTACGCACTTTTTAACGAAATGCAAGCACCAAGGCAAGTTGAGAAGGTTCAAATAGCAATGGATTGTTTTGAAAAATAG
- a CDS encoding Uma2 family endonuclease — protein sequence MQQQYPDYRMELVKGNIIVSSPSGYESDEVAAAMIAELRNWVRPRKLGRTAASSAGFRLPNSDLRAPDASFVLAERLRRSPKSFAQLAPDLTVEVKSPSDNLDDLRAKIQEFLSLETKVGILLNPDERIVEVYNLGKEAIILRDGDILTVPDLLPGWEVPIADLWPLEFD from the coding sequence ATGCAGCAACAGTATCCTGACTATCGTATGGAACTAGTTAAGGGTAATATTATTGTTTCAAGTCCATCAGGATACGAATCAGATGAAGTCGCAGCTGCAATGATTGCCGAGTTACGTAACTGGGTAAGACCGCGTAAACTAGGACGAACAGCAGCTTCTAGCGCTGGTTTCAGATTGCCAAATTCAGATTTACGCGCACCGGATGCCTCATTTGTTTTAGCCGAACGCTTGCGTCGCAGTCCTAAGTCTTTTGCTCAATTGGCTCCCGATTTGACTGTCGAGGTGAAGTCCCCTAGTGATAATTTAGATGATTTGAGAGCCAAAATTCAAGAATTTCTGAGTTTGGAAACGAAGGTAGGAATTTTGCTCAATCCAGATGAGCGGATTGTTGAAGTTTACAACCTTGGAAAAGAAGCAATAATACTTCGTGATGGCGATATTTTAACAGTTCCCGATTTGCTACCTGGA
- the mnmA gene encoding tRNA 2-thiouridine(34) synthase MnmA — MKKVVVGLSGGVDSSTAAAILHHQGYEVIGLTLWLMKGKGQCCSEGMIDAADLCEQLGVPHQIVDIRDLFQTHIVDYLVTGYSAGITPLPCSQCNKTVKFGPMVQYAREQLGCDRIATGHYARIRYDEATGCYQLLRAIDRNKDQSYFLYDLSQDLLAATIFPLGELEKTDTRRIATEYGLKTADKPESQDLCLVESNGSMRAFLDKYLAPKTGDIVDTTGKVLGQHDGVHHYTIGQRKGLGIAAAEPLYVIELDAANNKVVVGDRTKVTQPECTINRVNWVSIAEPSTPIHAEVQIRYRSTAIPVTVIPLENSRVRLVFDEPQFSITPGQAAVWYDGEKVLGGGIIEQFS, encoded by the coding sequence ATGAAAAAAGTCGTAGTTGGTCTTTCTGGTGGCGTTGACAGTTCCACCGCCGCAGCTATCCTGCACCATCAGGGCTATGAAGTGATTGGTTTGACTCTTTGGCTAATGAAAGGCAAAGGTCAATGTTGCTCTGAAGGTATGATCGACGCGGCTGATCTCTGTGAACAACTGGGCGTTCCCCATCAAATTGTAGATATTCGGGATCTCTTTCAGACGCATATTGTCGATTACCTGGTAACTGGCTACAGTGCTGGGATCACGCCTTTACCTTGCTCACAGTGCAATAAAACTGTGAAGTTTGGGCCAATGGTGCAGTATGCTCGTGAACAATTGGGATGCGATCGCATCGCTACTGGTCATTATGCCCGAATTAGGTATGACGAAGCAACTGGATGCTACCAGTTATTAAGGGCTATTGACCGCAACAAAGACCAGTCATACTTCCTCTATGATTTGTCTCAAGATTTACTTGCAGCAACGATATTTCCTCTGGGCGAACTAGAAAAAACTGACACGCGCCGGATTGCAACTGAATACGGACTGAAAACTGCTGATAAACCAGAAAGTCAAGACTTATGCTTAGTTGAAAGTAACGGTTCCATGCGGGCATTTTTAGATAAATATTTAGCTCCCAAAACAGGCGATATTGTAGATACCACGGGTAAAGTTTTGGGACAGCATGATGGTGTCCATCACTACACCATTGGCCAGCGCAAAGGTTTGGGAATTGCTGCTGCCGAACCGTTGTATGTGATTGAATTAGATGCGGCAAATAATAAGGTAGTAGTAGGCGATCGCACTAAGGTAACTCAGCCAGAATGCACTATAAATCGGGTAAATTGGGTTTCTATTGCTGAACCATCTACCCCAATTCATGCCGAAGTGCAAATTCGCTATCGTTCAACGGCTATACCAGTGACGGTGATTCCATTGGAAAACTCCCGTGTGCGTTTGGTCTTTGATGAACCCCAATTCAGCATTACCCCCGGACAAGCGGCGGTGTGGTACGACGGCGAGAAAGTGTTAGGTGGCGGAATAATTGAACAGTTTAGTTAG
- a CDS encoding DUF262 domain-containing protein: protein MGTTQSIQFLLNDIERNQYFLPEFQRGFRWTPEQVKKYFRSLYFGYPTGSFLVWKCDNPPKIKSSVTTTDSKSFTRLILDGQQRLTTLYTLIKGTPPSWIEGKPPRTDLYFNLETHEFQYYTQSLMIGKKEWINICDFFRKELGDYVQNSDDSVYLMSNFKELSRLQAILKYEYYIQEIDEQNSLNVVEVFNLVNSAGTPLIQSDLILALITGRWEECKDKMRTAIKKFSSSGFVFDMDFFTRCIAVVGTDKGVFDDVKNLDKDALIEAWNKVEKSLNYLLKVLPKHGYIDENSFLSTSYVFYTLVYYIAKNNFKFPDSITRNKLLYWLYNALMWGRYSRSSDTTLDKDIRILKEANSVDELIKTLAASRGGNLEVTEHDLELQGVRSRFYQIVYILIQSNDAADWIDTSLPLYNKISGRNYSVKRYHIFLPRKLYKLYNSSSSYDKSLVNELANLAFSASDTNSDTNHEIFNNDPEVYLNNIEIEQLRRQYVPTDSSLWKMNRYSYEAFLKERRRLLAQGINQFLNKLYHGEGKIYVSRDITQWRQKLEEVEKALRNIIIDVLHENEDDIDRNSYIPSHFLAKLEERIKKYFKDNPSEDRVLFQNVERKIDFFDVSEYCQLIISGQNWQYFESIFGDKSALQNRFSQLQNLRNTLAHNRDLTDVVIKDGEAAILWFSSALRKYFYEEDSTSK from the coding sequence ATGGGAACAACTCAAAGTATTCAATTTCTACTCAATGATATAGAAAGAAATCAATATTTTCTTCCTGAATTTCAAAGAGGATTTCGCTGGACACCAGAACAGGTAAAAAAATATTTTCGTTCCTTGTATTTTGGCTATCCTACTGGATCTTTCTTAGTGTGGAAATGTGACAATCCTCCCAAAATTAAAAGCAGTGTAACAACGACAGACAGCAAAAGTTTTACTAGATTAATTCTTGACGGTCAGCAGAGGCTAACAACACTATACACGCTTATTAAGGGAACACCTCCTTCTTGGATTGAAGGTAAACCTCCTAGAACAGATTTGTATTTCAATCTTGAAACTCATGAGTTTCAGTATTATACTCAGAGTCTAATGATAGGGAAAAAAGAATGGATTAATATTTGTGATTTTTTCAGAAAAGAGCTAGGAGATTATGTACAGAATAGTGACGATAGTGTATATTTAATGTCTAATTTTAAAGAGCTATCTCGTTTACAAGCTATTCTTAAGTACGAATATTACATACAAGAAATTGATGAGCAAAATTCTCTAAATGTTGTTGAAGTTTTTAATCTTGTTAATAGTGCGGGAACTCCTCTAATTCAATCAGATTTGATTTTGGCACTGATAACCGGAAGATGGGAAGAATGCAAAGATAAAATGCGAACTGCTATTAAAAAGTTTAGTAGTTCAGGTTTTGTATTTGATATGGATTTTTTTACTAGATGTATTGCTGTTGTAGGTACAGATAAGGGTGTATTTGATGACGTAAAAAATTTAGATAAAGATGCTTTGATTGAAGCTTGGAACAAAGTTGAAAAATCATTGAACTATTTATTAAAAGTATTGCCTAAACATGGATATATTGATGAAAATTCCTTTCTCAGCACCTCCTATGTTTTTTATACTTTAGTCTACTATATTGCAAAGAATAACTTTAAATTTCCTGATTCGATAACAAGAAACAAATTATTATACTGGCTTTATAATGCTCTAATGTGGGGCAGATACAGTCGAAGCTCAGACACTACACTTGACAAAGATATTCGTATTTTGAAAGAAGCAAATTCTGTTGATGAATTAATTAAGACTTTAGCTGCATCCAGAGGAGGGAATCTTGAAGTTACAGAGCATGACCTTGAATTACAAGGTGTAAGAAGTAGGTTTTATCAAATTGTATATATTCTTATTCAAAGTAATGATGCCGCAGATTGGATAGACACTTCACTACCTTTGTATAATAAGATATCTGGACGTAATTATTCAGTAAAAAGATACCACATATTTCTTCCGAGGAAATTATATAAATTGTATAATTCTAGTTCATCTTATGATAAAAGCCTTGTTAATGAACTAGCTAATCTTGCTTTCTCAGCATCAGATACTAATTCAGATACTAATCATGAAATATTCAACAATGATCCAGAAGTGTATCTAAATAATATAGAGATAGAGCAACTACGGCGGCAGTATGTGCCAACAGATAGTAGTTTATGGAAAATGAATCGCTACAGCTATGAAGCTTTTCTTAAAGAGCGGCGCAGATTGTTAGCACAAGGTATCAATCAATTTCTGAATAAGCTTTATCATGGAGAAGGCAAGATTTATGTTTCACGTGATATTACACAATGGCGGCAAAAACTTGAGGAAGTAGAGAAAGCACTCCGTAATATTATTATTGATGTATTACATGAAAATGAAGATGATATTGATCGAAATTCATATATTCCATCTCACTTTTTAGCAAAACTAGAAGAACGGATTAAGAAATATTTCAAGGATAACCCTTCTGAAGACAGGGTATTATTTCAAAATGTTGAGAGGAAAATTGATTTTTTTGATGTTTCAGAATACTGCCAGTTAATAATTAGTGGGCAAAACTGGCAATATTTTGAATCTATATTTGGTGATAAATCTGCATTACAAAATCGCTTTAGTCAGCTTCAAAATCTAAGAAATACTTTAGCTCACAATCGGGATTTAACTGATGTTGTTATTAAAGATGGAGAAGCCGCCATACTCTGGTTCTCTTCTGCACTGAGAAAATACTTTTACGAAGAAGACTCTACATCAAAATAG